Proteins from a genomic interval of Qipengyuania sp. JC766:
- the pspF gene encoding phage shock protein operon transcriptional activator, giving the protein MERENQFIGQSGAFLDAVERTSRAAPMRRPVLVIGERGTGKELIAERLHRLSERWDEPLVTMNCAALPETLIEAELFGHEAGAFTGATKARVGRFEEADKGTLFLDELGTLSMAAQERLLRAVEYGEVTRIGASRPVRVDVRIVGATNEDLQARAEDGTFRADLLDRLSFEVITLPPLRVREGDIGVLADFFGRRMAAEIGWEAWPGFAEHVQSQLEEHPWPGNVRELRNVVERAVYRWDDWSEPIGHVVFDPFDSPWKPTPTPSARKSEQASGKAPPASTGPDLDAIDDLRGAVDEHEKRIVEHALGRHRWNQRQTAKALGLSYDQLRHAIKKHGLSSD; this is encoded by the coding sequence CAGTCGCGCGGCGCCAATGCGGCGCCCCGTGCTCGTCATCGGCGAGCGGGGAACCGGCAAGGAGCTGATCGCGGAGCGCCTCCATCGCCTGTCGGAGCGGTGGGACGAGCCGCTGGTCACCATGAACTGCGCGGCGCTGCCCGAAACGCTGATCGAGGCGGAATTGTTCGGACACGAAGCCGGCGCTTTCACCGGCGCGACCAAGGCACGGGTCGGCCGGTTCGAGGAGGCCGACAAGGGCACGCTGTTCCTCGACGAGCTCGGCACGCTCAGCATGGCGGCGCAGGAACGGCTGCTGCGCGCGGTCGAATATGGCGAGGTCACGCGTATCGGTGCGAGCCGCCCGGTGCGGGTCGACGTAAGGATCGTCGGTGCGACGAACGAGGACCTGCAGGCGCGGGCGGAAGACGGGACGTTCCGCGCGGACCTGCTCGACCGGCTCAGCTTCGAAGTGATCACGCTGCCCCCGCTGCGGGTCCGGGAAGGCGATATCGGCGTGCTGGCGGATTTTTTCGGCCGGCGGATGGCGGCGGAAATCGGCTGGGAAGCATGGCCCGGCTTTGCCGAGCACGTCCAGTCGCAGCTGGAAGAGCATCCCTGGCCGGGCAATGTGCGCGAATTGCGCAACGTGGTCGAACGCGCGGTCTATCGCTGGGACGACTGGTCCGAACCGATCGGCCATGTCGTGTTCGACCCCTTCGACAGTCCGTGGAAGCCGACCCCGACACCTTCGGCGCGAAAGTCCGAACAGGCGTCCGGGAAGGCGCCGCCGGCTTCGACCGGGCCGGACCTTGATGCGATCGACGACCTGCGCGGCGCGGTGGACGAGCACGAGAAGCGCATCGTCGAGCACGCGCTCGGCCGCCATCGCTGGAACCAGCGCCAGACGGCCAAGGCACTTGGCCTCAGCTACGACCAGTTGCGCCATGCCATCAAGAAGCACGGCCTTTCCAGCGATTGA
- the rimP gene encoding ribosome maturation protein RimP, which produces MADIERLTEVIEPEAQALGFDLVRVKMMPSEAGDGGQALQIMAEDPATGQLVIEQCAALSRRVSERIDALEEQGEVLVEGAYHLEVSSPGIDRPLTRPKDFDQWTGHEAKISLTEKVDGHRNLRGKLDGVEGPMVAILDNRSGRIEVPLSAIHAAKLVLTDELIAATRPLDTTGAEDIIEDEEEKADD; this is translated from the coding sequence ATGGCCGATATCGAACGCCTGACCGAAGTGATTGAACCCGAAGCGCAAGCGCTCGGCTTCGACCTCGTGCGCGTGAAGATGATGCCGTCCGAGGCCGGCGATGGCGGCCAGGCGCTGCAGATCATGGCGGAAGACCCGGCGACCGGGCAGCTGGTGATCGAGCAGTGCGCCGCCCTGTCGCGCCGCGTGTCCGAACGGATCGACGCCCTGGAAGAGCAGGGCGAGGTGCTGGTCGAAGGCGCCTATCATCTGGAAGTCAGCAGTCCGGGTATCGACCGTCCGCTGACGCGGCCGAAGGATTTCGACCAGTGGACGGGGCACGAGGCGAAGATCAGCCTGACCGAGAAGGTCGACGGTCATCGCAACCTGCGCGGCAAGCTGGACGGGGTCGAAGGCCCGATGGTCGCCATACTGGATAACCGCTCCGGCCGCATCGAAGTGCCGCTATCCGCCATTCATGCCGCGAAGCTGGTCCTGACGGACGAGCTCATCGCGGCGACCAGACCGCTCGACACCACTGGTGCCGAAGACATTATCGAAGACGAAGAAGAAAAGGCAGACGACTGA
- the nusA gene encoding transcription termination factor NusA, translating into MASAISANKAELLAIANSVASEKMIDKAIVIEAMEEAIQKSARNRYGAENDIRAKLDPQTGDLSLWRVVEVVEEVEDYFKQVDLKAAQKLKEDAVVGDFIVDPLPPVDLGRIDAQSAKQVIFQKVRDAERERQYEEFKDRAGEIITGVIKSVEFGHVIVNLGRAEGVIRRDQQIPREAARVGERVRALITKVERNNRGHQIFLSRAAPDFMRKLFAQEVPEIYDGIIEIKAAARDPGSRAKIGVISHDSSIDPVGACVGMKGSRVQAVVQELQGEKIDIIPWSEEQATFIVNALQPATVSRVVLDEDEGRIEVVVPDDQLSLAIGRRGQNVRLASQLTGHQIDIMTEEEASEKQSKEFAERSKMFEEELDVDETLSQLLVAEGFQELEEVAYVELDELASIEGFDEELAEELQNRAQEAIERQEEAARAERRELGVEDALADIPHLTETMLVTLGKGGIKTLDDLADLATDELIAKKRAAPRRRPSADGPTMKADVSRRPEDRGGVLGEYGLSEEQGNEIIMAARAHWFEDEEPQATAGTADAEPVADGAETQEAADADSEQ; encoded by the coding sequence ATGGCCAGTGCCATTTCCGCCAACAAGGCCGAATTGCTAGCGATCGCGAACTCGGTCGCCTCCGAAAAGATGATCGACAAGGCGATCGTCATCGAGGCGATGGAAGAAGCGATCCAGAAGAGTGCGCGCAACCGCTACGGTGCCGAGAACGACATCCGCGCGAAGCTCGATCCGCAGACCGGCGACCTGTCGCTGTGGCGCGTGGTCGAGGTGGTTGAGGAGGTCGAGGACTACTTCAAGCAGGTGGACCTCAAGGCCGCGCAGAAGCTCAAGGAAGACGCGGTCGTAGGCGACTTCATCGTCGATCCGCTGCCGCCCGTCGACCTCGGCCGCATCGACGCGCAGAGCGCCAAGCAGGTGATCTTCCAGAAGGTCCGCGATGCCGAGCGCGAGCGCCAGTACGAGGAATTCAAGGACCGCGCGGGCGAGATCATCACCGGCGTCATCAAGTCGGTCGAATTCGGCCACGTGATCGTCAATCTCGGCCGGGCCGAAGGCGTCATCCGCCGCGACCAGCAGATCCCGCGCGAAGCCGCGCGTGTCGGCGAGCGCGTGCGCGCGCTCATCACCAAGGTGGAACGCAACAATCGCGGCCACCAGATCTTCCTCAGCCGCGCTGCGCCCGATTTCATGCGCAAGCTGTTCGCCCAGGAAGTGCCGGAAATCTACGACGGCATCATCGAGATCAAGGCCGCCGCCCGCGACCCGGGAAGTCGCGCCAAGATCGGCGTGATCAGCCACGATTCCAGCATCGACCCGGTCGGCGCCTGCGTCGGCATGAAGGGCAGCCGCGTTCAGGCAGTGGTGCAGGAACTGCAGGGCGAGAAGATCGACATCATCCCCTGGAGCGAGGAACAGGCGACCTTCATCGTCAACGCGCTCCAGCCCGCCACCGTCAGCCGCGTCGTCCTCGACGAGGACGAGGGGCGGATCGAGGTAGTCGTTCCCGACGACCAGCTGAGCCTCGCCATCGGCCGTCGTGGCCAGAACGTGCGTCTCGCCAGCCAGCTGACCGGTCACCAGATCGACATCATGACCGAGGAAGAGGCGAGCGAGAAGCAGAGCAAGGAATTCGCCGAACGCTCCAAGATGTTCGAGGAAGAGCTCGACGTGGACGAGACGCTGTCCCAGCTGCTGGTGGCCGAAGGCTTCCAGGAACTGGAAGAGGTCGCCTATGTCGAACTGGACGAGCTCGCCTCGATCGAGGGCTTCGACGAGGAACTGGCCGAGGAACTCCAGAACCGCGCCCAGGAAGCGATCGAGCGCCAGGAAGAAGCCGCCCGCGCGGAACGCCGCGAACTGGGCGTGGAAGACGCACTGGCGGACATCCCGCACCTGACCGAGACCATGCTGGTCACGCTGGGCAAGGGCGGAATCAAGACGCTGGACGATCTCGCCGATCTCGCCACCGACGAGCTGATCGCGAAGAAGCGCGCCGCGCCGCGCCGCCGTCCGAGCGCGGACGGCCCGACCATGAAGGCGGACGTGTCGCGCCGGCCGGAAGATCGGGGCGGTGTGCTGGGCGAATACGGCCTCTCCGAAGAGCAGGGCAACGAGATCATCATGGCTGCCCGCGCGCACTGGTTCGAGGACGAGGAACCGCAGGCGACTGCCGGAACGGCCGATGCCGAGCCGGTGGCCGACGGCGCCGAAACGCAGGAGGCCGCCGATGCGGACTCCGAACAATGA
- a CDS encoding DUF448 domain-containing protein, with amino-acid sequence MRTPNNESLTADIADTARARTNSGSARSCPERRCILTGETAPRAALVRLAISPDGQVLPDPHAKAPGRGAWLGVSRSELEATMEKGRLRGALARAFKGAPLSVPEDLPDRIAESLVRALQDRLGLEMRTGALILGSERIAEKARMGTVALLLHASDSSEGGRSRLDQAWRVGRDMEGSGDRGIVLPLDRTALSVALGRENVVHLALADDASAARIMAILARLTHFIGHDTVPSTETDTGAAPLPGDEPTE; translated from the coding sequence ATGCGGACTCCGAACAATGAGAGCCTGACCGCAGACATCGCTGACACGGCGCGGGCCCGGACGAACTCCGGGTCCGCCCGGTCCTGTCCGGAACGCCGCTGCATCCTGACCGGCGAGACCGCGCCGCGCGCCGCATTGGTGCGCCTGGCGATCTCGCCCGATGGTCAGGTTCTGCCCGATCCGCACGCCAAGGCACCGGGACGCGGAGCATGGCTCGGCGTCTCGCGAAGCGAGCTCGAGGCTACAATGGAGAAGGGTCGCCTGCGCGGCGCCCTGGCACGCGCCTTCAAGGGCGCGCCGCTGAGCGTGCCGGAGGACCTCCCCGATCGCATCGCGGAATCGCTGGTCCGCGCACTGCAGGACCGGCTGGGGCTCGAAATGCGCACCGGTGCTCTTATCTTGGGGTCCGAAAGGATTGCCGAAAAGGCACGCATGGGCACGGTCGCGCTGCTCCTGCATGCGTCCGACAGCAGCGAGGGCGGGCGCAGCAGGCTGGACCAGGCCTGGCGCGTGGGACGCGACATGGAAGGGTCCGGCGACCGCGGTATCGTCCTGCCACTGGACCGGACCGCACTCTCTGTGGCATTGGGCCGCGAGAATGTCGTCCACCTAGCGCTGGCCGATGATGCTTCGGCCGCACGGATCATGGCGATCCTGGCGCGCCTTACGCATTTTATCGGGCACGATACCGTGCCTTCGACCGAGACCGATACCGGGGCCGCGCCGCTTCCGGGCGACGAACCGACTGAGTGA
- the infB gene encoding translation initiation factor IF-2, whose amino-acid sequence MADENDKKLTRKPLSLKGSQPGEVKQTFSHGRTNKVAVEVKRRRKLVKPGEEKAAPAPTPEPTPAPAPEPAPTPAPAAPKPAPKKAAPDGETPQERVARLQREAEEERLRLAEEARKREDQKAREAAENEKRRAEENAKAKEEAAKRAEEEAKAEPAPEPAAQSDEAKPAESAPEAKGTAQPAARKFTPVQRPEPKKPAPKKEEKPKRTAERPDKRRSGKLTVTKALNEDEGRRARSLAALKRAREKERRLQGGGSSKPREKQVRDVVVPEAITVGELAKRMGEKGADLVKELFNLDMMVTVNQTIDQDTAELLVEQFGHNIQKVSEADVDIDTTEDEDPEETKTPRPPVVTIMGHVDHGKTSLLDALRGANVVKGEAGGITQHIGSYQIKTKSGGKITFLDTPGHAAFSEMRARGANVTDIVVLVVAADDGIMPQTIEAIAHTKAAGVPMIVAINKMDKPEANPDNIRNRLLEHEVIVEKMSGDVQDVEISAKEKTGLDQLIEQIELQAELLELKARADRPAEATVIEAQLDKGRGPVATVIVTRGTLRRGDTFVVGTQSGKVRAVIDDQGKQVKEAGPSMPVEVLGLGGVPGAGDQLAVVENEQRAREVAEYRQEKATEKRTALAPTSFDTMFNNLAANVIEYPVVVKADVQGSVEAIVTALHNLSNDEIKVRVLHAGVGAITESDVTLAAASKAPIIGFNVRPNAKARDLVKRDGVEMKYYDVIYHLTDEIAKEMAGELGPERIETVVGRAAVKEVFRSGKKDKAAGLLVEEGVIRKGLHARLTRDDVIVSATTIASLRRFKDDVDEVRAGLECGVVLADTNDIQPGDQLEVFEVEERERTL is encoded by the coding sequence ATGGCTGACGAAAACGACAAGAAACTCACCCGCAAGCCGCTGTCCCTCAAGGGGAGCCAGCCGGGCGAGGTGAAGCAGACCTTCAGCCACGGGCGCACCAACAAGGTTGCGGTCGAGGTGAAGCGTCGTCGCAAGCTGGTGAAGCCGGGCGAGGAAAAGGCCGCGCCTGCGCCGACTCCCGAGCCTACGCCTGCTCCGGCGCCCGAACCGGCACCGACGCCTGCTCCGGCGGCCCCCAAGCCCGCGCCGAAGAAGGCTGCGCCGGACGGCGAGACCCCGCAGGAGCGGGTCGCACGCCTGCAGCGCGAGGCCGAGGAAGAGCGCCTGCGCCTGGCCGAGGAAGCGCGCAAGCGCGAAGACCAGAAGGCGCGCGAAGCAGCCGAGAACGAGAAGCGCCGCGCCGAGGAAAACGCCAAGGCGAAGGAAGAGGCCGCCAAGCGCGCCGAGGAGGAGGCGAAGGCCGAACCGGCGCCCGAACCCGCCGCGCAGAGCGACGAGGCGAAGCCTGCAGAAAGCGCGCCCGAAGCGAAGGGCACGGCCCAGCCGGCCGCGCGCAAGTTCACGCCTGTCCAGCGGCCCGAGCCCAAGAAGCCCGCGCCGAAGAAGGAAGAAAAGCCCAAGCGGACCGCGGAACGCCCCGACAAGCGCCGCAGCGGCAAGCTGACCGTCACCAAGGCGCTGAACGAGGACGAGGGCCGCCGCGCCCGCAGTCTCGCCGCGCTCAAGCGTGCGCGCGAAAAGGAACGTCGCCTCCAGGGTGGCGGCTCTTCCAAGCCGCGCGAGAAGCAGGTGCGCGACGTGGTCGTGCCCGAAGCCATCACCGTTGGCGAACTGGCCAAGCGGATGGGTGAGAAGGGCGCCGACCTGGTGAAGGAGCTGTTCAATCTCGACATGATGGTCACGGTCAACCAGACCATTGACCAGGATACGGCGGAATTGCTGGTCGAACAGTTCGGCCACAACATCCAGAAGGTGTCAGAGGCCGATGTCGATATCGACACGACCGAGGACGAGGATCCTGAAGAGACCAAGACGCCGCGTCCGCCGGTGGTCACCATCATGGGCCATGTCGATCACGGCAAGACCAGTCTGCTCGACGCGCTCCGCGGGGCCAATGTCGTCAAGGGCGAAGCCGGCGGCATCACCCAGCACATCGGCAGCTACCAGATCAAGACGAAGTCGGGCGGGAAGATCACCTTCCTCGACACGCCGGGCCACGCCGCGTTCAGCGAAATGCGCGCGCGCGGTGCCAATGTGACCGATATCGTCGTGCTGGTCGTGGCGGCGGATGACGGGATCATGCCGCAGACCATCGAGGCGATCGCCCATACCAAGGCGGCCGGCGTGCCGATGATCGTGGCGATCAACAAGATGGACAAGCCGGAAGCCAATCCGGACAACATCCGCAATCGCCTGCTCGAGCATGAAGTGATCGTCGAGAAGATGTCCGGCGACGTGCAGGACGTGGAAATCTCCGCCAAGGAGAAGACCGGTCTCGACCAGCTGATCGAGCAGATCGAACTCCAGGCCGAGCTGCTCGAACTGAAGGCGCGTGCGGATCGCCCGGCGGAAGCCACCGTGATCGAGGCGCAGCTGGACAAGGGCCGCGGCCCTGTCGCCACCGTCATCGTGACGCGCGGTACGCTCCGCCGCGGGGACACCTTCGTGGTCGGCACGCAGAGCGGCAAGGTCCGTGCAGTGATCGACGATCAGGGCAAGCAGGTAAAGGAAGCCGGACCCTCCATGCCGGTCGAGGTCCTGGGTCTCGGCGGCGTGCCGGGCGCGGGCGACCAGCTCGCCGTGGTCGAGAACGAACAGCGTGCCCGCGAAGTGGCCGAATATCGCCAGGAAAAGGCGACGGAAAAGCGCACTGCGCTCGCCCCGACCAGCTTCGACACGATGTTCAACAACCTCGCCGCAAACGTCATCGAATATCCGGTGGTCGTGAAGGCGGACGTGCAGGGCAGCGTGGAAGCGATCGTGACCGCGCTGCACAATCTTTCGAACGACGAGATCAAGGTCCGCGTTCTGCATGCAGGCGTGGGTGCGATCACGGAAAGTGACGTCACGCTGGCGGCGGCTTCGAAGGCGCCGATCATCGGCTTCAACGTGCGTCCCAACGCCAAGGCGCGCGATCTGGTGAAGCGGGACGGCGTGGAGATGAAGTACTACGACGTCATCTACCACCTGACCGACGAGATCGCGAAGGAAATGGCGGGTGAGCTGGGTCCGGAGCGGATCGAGACCGTCGTCGGCCGCGCAGCGGTCAAGGAAGTCTTCCGCTCGGGCAAGAAGGACAAGGCCGCCGGCCTGCTGGTCGAGGAAGGTGTCATTCGCAAGGGGCTGCACGCACGTCTCACGCGCGACGACGTCATCGTTTCGGCCACCACGATCGCCAGCCTGCGTCGCTTCAAGGACGATGTCGACGAGGTGCGCGCGGGTCTGGAATGCGGCGTGGTCCTTGCCGACACCAACGACATCCAGCCGGGCGACCAGCTGGAAGTGTTCGAGGTCGAGGAACGCGAACGCACGCTCTAA
- a CDS encoding RcnB family protein yields the protein MKRIIGIMMATAAIATLPATAHASDRDRDRHHYRDRDHRVVVVKKAPQRHTWKRYRQGERFDRRYARNYREVSYRESRRLRPPPRGYRYVRSGDDVLLIGITSGIVSAVFSNLLR from the coding sequence ATGAAGCGCATTATCGGCATCATGATGGCGACTGCGGCCATCGCCACTCTTCCCGCAACCGCCCATGCGAGCGATCGTGATCGCGACCGGCACCATTACCGCGACCGTGATCATCGCGTGGTGGTGGTGAAGAAGGCACCGCAGCGCCATACCTGGAAGCGGTATCGCCAGGGTGAGCGGTTCGACCGTCGCTACGCCCGCAACTACCGCGAGGTGAGCTATCGCGAAAGCCGTCGCCTGCGCCCGCCGCCGCGTGGTTACCGTTATGTCCGGTCGGGCGATGACGTGCTGCTGATCGGCATCACCAGCGGCATCGTCTCGGCAGTGTTCAGCAACTTGCTGCGCTGA
- the rbfA gene encoding 30S ribosome-binding factor RbfA has translation MARREQYSAEQHSVRVLKVGERVRHILSELLARQEVHDDVVSAANISVTEVRMSPDLRNATAYVKPLLGRDEDEIVSALRQNTAYLQREVARRLGLKFAPKLKFRADETFEEASRIEDLLNDPKVARDLDPED, from the coding sequence ATGGCACGCCGCGAACAATATTCAGCAGAACAGCATTCGGTCCGCGTCCTCAAGGTGGGGGAGCGGGTGCGTCATATCCTGTCCGAGCTGCTGGCACGGCAGGAGGTGCACGACGATGTCGTATCGGCCGCCAATATCTCGGTCACCGAGGTGCGCATGAGCCCGGACCTGCGCAATGCGACGGCCTATGTGAAGCCGCTGCTGGGGCGGGACGAGGACGAGATCGTATCGGCCCTGCGGCAGAACACGGCCTATCTCCAGCGGGAGGTGGCCCGGCGGCTGGGTCTCAAGTTCGCGCCGAAGCTGAAGTTCCGCGCGGACGAGACGTTCGAGGAAGCCAGCCGGATCGAGGATCTCCTCAATGATCCGAAAGTGGCGCGGGACCTCGACCCGGAAGACTGA
- a CDS encoding AbgT family transporter, which yields MEDVAEAIAAPAPEQKGFLGWVEKTGNRLPDPVFIFFYLIIALVVISVICAFAGVSAVHPTALDATTGQPEVIRALSLLSPENIQRLWVEMPVTFTHFHPLGYVLVVMLGAGVAERSGFFAAGMSSAVKNAPKALLTPVVALVAMIGNHAADAGYVVLIPLAGVLFAAAGRHPLAGIAAAFAGVSGGFSANISPGQLDALLFGITQEAVEASALDPTWTANIAGNWYFIAAMTFLYLPIIWWVTDRIIEPRLGPWKGGASASAQDADTSPDPEDHTGARAAKGLRHAGLAALFVVGLWLLMVFGPGTPLINEAACDAVPAGDCSIHTQLDPLYRSLVAAFFVLFLLTGWAYGRAAGTIKNHRDLVAMMAESMKDMGYYLVLAFAAAHFVEMFNWSNLGLISAVHGAAGIQSTGLPLPLVLGLMVLFTGLLNLFVGSASAKWALLAPILVPMLMLLGISPEGATAAYRVGDSATNIITPLMVYFPLILVFAQRWQKDFGLGSLTAMMIPYSIWLLISGVILIVAWFYLGIPLGPDAPVGYVLPGAAAAP from the coding sequence ATGGAAGACGTGGCAGAAGCGATCGCCGCTCCCGCACCGGAGCAGAAGGGTTTTCTCGGCTGGGTGGAAAAGACCGGCAATCGGCTGCCCGATCCGGTCTTCATATTCTTCTACCTGATCATCGCGCTGGTGGTCATCTCGGTCATCTGCGCGTTTGCCGGCGTTTCCGCCGTCCATCCGACCGCACTCGATGCGACCACCGGCCAGCCGGAAGTCATCCGCGCGCTCAGCCTGCTTTCGCCGGAGAACATCCAGCGGCTGTGGGTCGAAATGCCGGTCACCTTCACCCACTTCCACCCGCTGGGCTACGTCCTCGTGGTGATGCTGGGCGCAGGGGTCGCGGAACGATCGGGCTTCTTCGCCGCCGGCATGTCGAGCGCGGTCAAGAACGCGCCCAAGGCCTTGCTGACGCCGGTCGTCGCTCTCGTCGCCATGATCGGCAACCACGCGGCCGACGCCGGCTACGTCGTGCTGATCCCGCTTGCAGGCGTCCTGTTCGCCGCGGCCGGACGCCATCCGCTGGCGGGCATCGCGGCGGCCTTCGCCGGCGTGTCGGGCGGGTTCTCCGCCAATATCTCGCCCGGCCAGCTGGACGCGCTGCTGTTCGGGATCACGCAGGAGGCGGTCGAAGCGAGCGCGCTCGACCCGACATGGACGGCGAATATCGCAGGAAACTGGTATTTCATCGCCGCGATGACGTTCCTCTACTTGCCGATCATCTGGTGGGTGACTGACAGGATCATCGAGCCGCGGCTCGGTCCGTGGAAGGGCGGCGCATCGGCGAGTGCGCAGGACGCGGACACGAGCCCCGACCCGGAAGACCATACAGGCGCACGAGCCGCGAAGGGACTTCGCCATGCAGGCCTCGCCGCGCTGTTCGTGGTCGGGCTCTGGCTGCTGATGGTCTTCGGACCCGGCACGCCGCTCATCAACGAAGCGGCCTGCGACGCCGTGCCGGCAGGGGACTGCTCCATCCACACGCAGCTCGATCCGCTCTACCGTTCGCTGGTTGCGGCGTTCTTCGTGCTCTTCCTCTTGACCGGCTGGGCCTATGGCCGCGCGGCCGGGACGATCAAGAACCACCGCGACCTGGTCGCCATGATGGCGGAATCGATGAAGGACATGGGCTATTATCTCGTCCTTGCCTTCGCCGCGGCGCATTTCGTGGAGATGTTCAACTGGTCCAATCTCGGGCTGATCTCGGCAGTTCACGGAGCCGCGGGCATCCAGTCCACGGGCCTCCCGCTTCCGCTGGTCCTCGGCCTGATGGTCCTGTTCACGGGCCTGCTGAACCTCTTCGTCGGCTCGGCGAGCGCCAAGTGGGCATTGCTCGCTCCGATCCTTGTTCCGATGCTCATGCTTCTCGGCATCAGTCCGGAAGGCGCGACCGCCGCCTATCGCGTGGGCGACAGCGCGACCAACATCATCACCCCGTTGATGGTGTATTTCCCGCTTATCCTCGTGTTCGCACAGCGCTGGCAGAAGGATTTCGGGCTCGGTAGCCTGACCGCGATGATGATCCCCTATTCGATCTGGCTGTTGATTTCGGGCGTCATACTGATCGTCGCGTGGTTCTATCTCGGCATCCCGCTTGGGCCGGATGCGCCGGTCGGCTACGTGCTGCCGGGCGCCGCTGCCGCGCCGTAA
- a CDS encoding thymidine kinase: protein MAKLYFYYASMNAGKSSTLLQTAFNYGEQGMRVSLWTAAIDNRPGFGAISSRIGLASDAHRFGPDTDIEGRVVEDHGQDAVSCVLVDEAQFLTRDQAWQMARLADAHNIPVLCYGLRTDFQGQLFEGAAALLGIADALVELKAICHCGRKATMNVRIDAAGQPVREGAQTEIGGNERYVAMCRRHFSEAMRGPI from the coding sequence ATGGCGAAGCTCTATTTCTATTATGCGAGCATGAATGCGGGCAAGAGCAGCACCCTGTTGCAGACTGCGTTCAATTACGGGGAGCAGGGGATGCGCGTGTCACTCTGGACCGCGGCGATCGACAACCGCCCGGGTTTTGGCGCGATCAGCAGCCGGATCGGACTTGCCAGCGATGCGCATCGGTTCGGGCCGGACACGGACATCGAAGGGCGCGTCGTGGAGGACCATGGGCAGGATGCCGTCTCATGCGTGCTGGTGGACGAGGCGCAGTTCCTGACGCGCGATCAGGCCTGGCAGATGGCGCGGCTTGCGGACGCCCATAACATCCCGGTCCTGTGTTACGGGCTGCGGACGGACTTCCAGGGACAGCTCTTCGAAGGCGCGGCCGCGCTACTCGGCATTGCCGATGCGCTCGTGGAATTGAAGGCGATCTGCCATTGCGGGCGCAAGGCGACGATGAACGTCCGGATCGATGCGGCGGGGCAGCCGGTCCGGGAAGGCGCGCAGACGGAGATCGGCGGAAACGAGCGTTACGTCGCGATGTGCCGCCGCCACTTCAGCGAAGCGATGCGCGGCCCCATATAG
- a CDS encoding site-2 protease family protein — protein sequence MTETLSLILILVPCLVIAIVFHEVAHGWTALALGDTTARDRGRLTLNPVRHVDPVGTLVVPGALALLGGPIFGWAKPVPVLRNRLNNPRFGMMLVAAAGPLTNLVLAVFGAAALGIAYGQISGPPEGLLAGVIQGLQIFLLLNIFLALFNLLPIPPFDGSHIAEGLMPRSMAVQFQKLQQVGMLFLIGLIAVTWAFPQTGIIERFVLPPVDWLFGYYNALALWIAGF from the coding sequence ATGACCGAAACGCTTTCCCTGATCCTGATTCTGGTGCCGTGCCTCGTGATCGCCATCGTCTTTCACGAAGTGGCGCATGGTTGGACCGCGCTGGCGCTGGGCGACACGACCGCGCGCGACCGCGGACGGCTGACGCTCAATCCCGTTCGCCATGTCGATCCGGTCGGCACTTTGGTCGTCCCGGGGGCGCTGGCCTTGCTGGGAGGGCCGATCTTCGGCTGGGCCAAGCCGGTGCCTGTCCTGCGCAACCGGTTGAACAATCCGCGTTTCGGAATGATGCTCGTGGCGGCGGCCGGACCGCTCACGAACCTCGTGCTGGCGGTATTCGGCGCAGCCGCGCTCGGTATCGCCTACGGCCAGATAAGCGGCCCGCCGGAAGGCCTGCTGGCAGGAGTGATCCAGGGCCTGCAGATATTCCTGCTGCTCAACATCTTCCTGGCGCTATTCAACCTCCTCCCGATCCCGCCCTTCGACGGCTCGCACATCGCGGAAGGCCTGATGCCGCGCTCCATGGCGGTGCAGTTCCAGAAGCTGCAGCAGGTGGGAATGCTGTTCCTGATCGGCCTGATCGCAGTGACCTGGGCGTTCCCGCAGACGGGCATCATCGAACGGTTCGTCTTGCCGCCGGTGGACTGGCTGTTCGGGTACTACAACGCGCTCGCGCTCTGGATTGCGGGGTTCTGA